From one Desulforegula conservatrix Mb1Pa genomic stretch:
- a CDS encoding metallophosphoesterase has protein sequence MKIVLLTDTHGDTQNIEKMKDDISSSDVVIVVGDITHFGGHDEAAKVIDAIRKYQPNVYGVSGNCDYHDIDAYLDVEQINIHGKVVRLAKDLYIAGLGGSQTTPFDTPNEYQEKDYIRILDELGQKVESRNSRVILAAHNPPYGTACDKVRSGANVGSRPVRQFIEKHSPLICLCGHIHESAAKDMIADTMVINPGPAKDGHYGLIEITEKGIKAEIKKASAAKKRFRFF, from the coding sequence ATGAAAATCGTACTCCTGACCGACACACACGGAGACACACAAAACATAGAAAAAATGAAAGATGATATTTCTTCGTCTGATGTTGTCATTGTTGTCGGTGATATTACGCATTTTGGCGGACATGACGAAGCTGCAAAAGTCATAGATGCGATTCGGAAATATCAGCCCAATGTTTATGGAGTTTCGGGGAATTGTGATTATCATGACATAGACGCTTATCTTGACGTGGAACAGATAAACATACACGGGAAAGTGGTCAGGCTGGCAAAGGATCTTTATATTGCGGGACTCGGCGGGTCCCAGACAACTCCTTTTGATACGCCCAACGAATATCAGGAAAAGGATTATATAAGGATACTCGATGAGCTTGGACAAAAAGTCGAGTCAAGAAATTCAAGAGTTATCCTGGCCGCACACAATCCTCCTTATGGAACAGCCTGTGATAAGGTAAGATCAGGCGCAAATGTTGGAAGCAGGCCTGTCAGGCAATTCATAGAAAAGCATTCTCCCCTTATCTGTTTATGCGGTCATATCCACGAATCCGCAGCCAAGGACATGATCGCAGATACTATGGTCATAAATCCCGGACCAGCCAAGGACGGGCATTATGGCCTTATTGAAATCACTGAAAAAGGCATAAAGGCGGAAATTAAGAAAGCTTCCGCAGCCAAAAAGCGTTTCAGATTCTTCTGA
- a CDS encoding acylphosphatase: MNEIVCLRIKISGMVQGVGFRYQLKKTAVSLGLCGWVRNNADGSVTVLIQGNKDKVLDLVDWSRKGPPMSMVASVDITEKSIEHELTGFDIVFR, from the coding sequence ATGAACGAAATTGTTTGTCTCAGAATAAAAATCAGCGGGATGGTTCAGGGTGTCGGATTCAGGTATCAACTCAAAAAAACGGCTGTCTCGCTTGGCCTTTGCGGCTGGGTTCGAAACAATGCTGATGGAAGCGTTACCGTGCTTATTCAGGGAAACAAAGACAAGGTTCTTGATCTTGTTGACTGGAGCAGAAAAGGCCCGCCAATGTCAATGGTTGCATCTGTTGATATCACCGAAAAATCCATTGAACATGAGTTAACGGGATTCGATATCGTTTTCAGATAA
- a CDS encoding integron integrase yields the protein MENKIKFRPNPNLRLMDQVRQVLRYHHYSLRTEKTYCDWIARFIRFHKCQIHPSQMGKNEIEAFLSNLATDLKVSSSTQRQALNAIIFLYRQVLDIEVSDQLEPIKARKYNRPPVVMTKNEVRKVLQNMSDTHLLMAKLLYGCGLRLMECVQLRVLDVDFDRNLVYVRGAKGGKDRVVNLPVNVKEELKNHIARVKDLHDKDILDGCGEVYIPEALARKYPNAAKEFRWKYVFPSRDLSADPRSGIRRRHHVLESGLQKAVKTAVEKSGITKKVSCHTFRHSFATHLLENGINIRIVQELMGHSDVKTTEIYTHVMEKDISRALSPIDSLWEV from the coding sequence ATGGAAAACAAGATAAAATTCCGGCCAAATCCAAATCTTCGCCTCATGGATCAGGTAAGACAGGTTCTCAGGTATCATCATTATTCGTTGAGAACCGAGAAGACCTATTGCGACTGGATTGCCAGATTCATAAGATTCCACAAATGCCAGATACATCCCTCTCAGATGGGCAAAAACGAGATAGAGGCGTTTCTCAGCAATCTTGCCACAGACCTCAAAGTTTCTTCATCGACCCAGCGCCAGGCTTTGAATGCCATCATTTTTCTCTACAGGCAGGTTCTTGATATCGAAGTATCGGATCAGCTTGAACCTATCAAAGCAAGAAAATACAACAGACCGCCGGTCGTGATGACGAAAAACGAGGTCAGGAAGGTACTCCAGAATATGTCAGACACTCATCTTTTGATGGCAAAACTTCTTTACGGATGCGGCTTAAGGCTTATGGAATGCGTACAACTCAGGGTTCTTGATGTGGATTTTGATCGTAACCTTGTGTATGTTCGCGGAGCAAAAGGCGGAAAGGACAGGGTGGTAAATCTTCCCGTTAATGTGAAGGAGGAGTTGAAAAATCATATTGCCAGGGTGAAGGATCTGCATGATAAGGACATTCTTGATGGCTGCGGAGAAGTGTATATTCCGGAGGCTCTCGCGCGAAAATATCCGAATGCCGCTAAAGAATTCAGATGGAAGTATGTTTTCCCTTCCAGGGATCTTTCGGCAGACCCAAGAAGCGGAATCAGACGTCGTCATCATGTTCTTGAATCAGGACTCCAGAAGGCGGTAAAAACGGCTGTGGAAAAGTCCGGAATCACAAAAAAAGTTTCGTGTCACACGTTCAGACATTCATTTGCTACACATCTGCTTGAAAACGGGATTAATATCAGGATTGTCCAGGAATTGATGGGACATTCAGATGTCAAGACAACGGAAATTTATACGCATGTAATGGAGAAAGATATTTCAAGGGCTCTGAGTCCGATTGATTCTCTGTGGGAAGTTTAG